The region ACTGTCCCTCCTGCCCTATACTCCACTCACAGCCCAAAGGATAAACTAAGCCTACAGAAAACATATTGGAATAGTCATTATCATCTATGTAGTCAAATGCACTGGTAAGATTCTTACAGATTTCAGCAATGTACCTTTGTATCACAAACACTAAGGTGACTGGGATTTTTGAATCTGAAAGTATTGCAGCAGGGATGAAGCCACAGTTCTGTCCGGAGGACAAACTCAGAAAAAGGTCAGGAAACGAAAGCAGTAGGTCAGAGGGGAAGCTTATGATGCAGAGCCCAGAAAAGGAACAAGTTTAAGGACTGTTTTGCATTGTTCAGCTCTACTTGGAGAACGGATCCTTCTGAAAATTCTCTGCAGCTTGCAGTATACTGTTACCACcaaacattaaaatgaaaaaaaaaacctctaaaaaagaaaaaagattatgtCCTTTGAAGATACAAAACATTTACAGAaggtttatatttaaaatagctgGGGAAAAGCCTTTCTGAAACAAACTTATGTCAGTTCACCCAAAaagcacagcacagaagcaggaTACCAACATTCACCAGAAAACAGATGGTGGATTTATCAGCCCAAAGCACCAGCTCCACCCAAAAAAAAGCACCACACCCCAACAGCAGCAAGTTATCAGCACATGGTACAAACTGATAAATTTTGTACCTGCGTGAACTTCGAGATAGGAGGCTTTTGTGAAAAGCCTCCTAGCTCACACAGTTATTGggggatgagggggggggggagagggagggagagagagaagcacCTTCCCGCACTATACCTGCTTTTGCATAGCCAATAAGCCCTCCTGATGCCACCAGGGCGGCGTAGCCAAAGCCGAGCCAGTCCACTGCCATGCTGGAAGAGAAAATGGGGTCAGGATCTtaattttttagagaaaaaaaaaaaatactagcatTTTGCCGTGGAGGACTTTTCCACGAGCAAGGCCTGCCTAAAGCCCGAGCCCTAACCCGAGCCCGAACGATGAAAACGGATTTGTCGGGAATGCAGCCCTGGGGCCGGTGGGGCGGACTTCGGGGTGCGCCCCTCCGCGGAAGGTACGCGGGCGGCGCTCacctgccccgcagccccgctccgcaGCAGCGTAGGGCGGAGCCGGCGGCGGAAGGGGAGGCGAGGGAGCAGCGCACCGCCCGAACCTTCCCTTTTCCGGCTGTTCGGAGAGAAGACAAAAAACTAACCAAACAAGAGGAGGGGAAGGTGTTGGtgccctcccagctccctgcagagctgcgGGTAACTCCCCTGGCCCCGGCGGGGTCATCGAGGATGCCCGAGCAAGCCCAAGGGCTTAcaaatgaagagagacttcagtGCAGACAGGGTTTTGCGCGTCTGTCCAGTGAGGGGAAAGCTCCCTCCTGACCGCTTTCGTGCCACCCGATCCATCCTAGTCCTGTACCGGAGGCGGGGGTATGTGGTAGACCTGAGAATTTAGGGTTGGTTTGTCGTTTGGCATGAGCTGCAACTCTAGGCAGCCCACAGGCCGCTTCCAGCTTTTGTCAGTAATTTCGGGTTTATGGAAGATGTAGAGGATTTCTGTAATTGTAAAATTACAATCACAGCTAGTGCAACAGAAAAAGGAGCCTTCTGCTGTAGGAGTTACCCAACAGTGGGAGATGGAAaatatctttgcattttttttgtctggaaaaaaatgtagatgtttctgtctacaaactttttttttcaagtgctgaaACTAGCTTTCTTCATGTAAATGGTGCGTAAGTTATTCCAGCTGGCTATGCGCTTACTTCCCATGGACATTTAAGCACATAGGAAGAGTGAGCGCTCCTCCAGCCAGGTCCTAAAACTGAGAGCCTTTGGTTCCTTTTCATCAGAAGGCACAAAACATGAGAGGCCTGTGCTTTTTGCAAAACGCAGCTTTCTCTAGCTGCATTTCAAGTTTTCCCGTCTTTATGAATTAGCCTAATAGTCAGAAAGTGGAGAGGAGTTCAACTCCCTTGTCGGCTTAAGTGGCTTAGAGATCTCCCATCTCTCTGAGAAGTGCCACAACCAGCACAGATGGGGTTCCCTGTTCTGTTCCAGCTGTGTAATGGCTGTGAGGTTCGAGTTCCTCTGGGCTGTGCTTTGTAATTCAGCACTGGGGTTCCccaagaggggaaggagaaaaactgGAAGAAACCCACAGCTGCTAGAGCTGCTGAGCTCACCTGGGGTTCAGCTGAAGATGCTGCTCGCTAGGCTGTTGTTCCTTGCAGCCATGGCTCCATCTACTCTACCAGCATCACACACACTCACCCTTCCCGACACAGGAAGAACTTTCTCACCACTGACACCTCCTCTTGCTCTGCACTGCTGCCTCCCCTCTATCGTTCTAAGCAATTCCCTGAAAACTGGGATGGAAAATGTTCTGGAAAGGAAGATGTGCACaaggaaataacaaaaaattGCCAAGTACTGGTTGGTAGGTGAGCGTTCACTCAAGgtacagaaaattacttttctcagGACTGTTTCTGTATTTCACTTTAAAAGCTGTTAGGGCTTGTCTTCTCAGTCTCTAGTTCACAAATTGTTTCATGTCTCATGAGACATGTAATTCTTTGTTACTACACAGGGGGGTTGGATTTTTACAAATGTATAATACTTACTTGTAAGTCTAACCATTGGAACCAAAATTCTGtggaatttttgctttttaattcttaaaattataTTCAAACTGGATTTATCCTGCTACTCATAAAAGCTGGCTTCTGTAATTGTGACAGGCACGGCCATGAGCTCAggtatttaaaaattcaaacattAAAAACTGTCTTAGTACTGACAGCCATTTTGTCAAGAACAGACATAAGATAAGCATTATAAAACAGATGTAACACTTTACAAGTTAAAACACTTTACACAATTCTTGCTTAAGCTTATACTCTGTAAGTCCCATATTTACTATAGGACTTATTATCaattaaaaaatctgatttgGTACCTTTCCTGCCAAGTCTACAAACCATTCTAAGTCCTACATTATTTGCCAACATTTGTGTACACACGTGTTCAAGGTATTATTAAAGTTAAAAGCTGTGTAAGTTCAAACTAAAGTATAATTGAAAATCCTTTAATGTTGTATAAACTGAGCTCATATAAATCAACTAGACTGAATATTCAGACAAGGGGTTGTGATCATTTATCTAAGTAATCTAAATAAGGGAAACAGTTACAGAATATAAATGCCAGAATATAGACACCCACCTCTAAGAGAATGCTGCCATTGCCACATGAACAATCTTAGAACAGCACTGATGATGTGCACTGTTTCAGTGTCAGCATACACAAGACGTAAGCTGGAGTTATATCCTATTTTACATCCCTAAGACAGCCTGCATTCCTGTCTCCAGATTTGGCTCAATCTTTTTTCTGATATTCTCTACCTCTCCTCTTGCTAAACAAATAAGGGGGAACAGGTTATTACTAAAGGGAATGAGAATAAAGAGAAATTCCGATTACTCTCtggaaaatgaataaataatgacTACTCTGGTAGTGcagaaaacaacattaaaatgtctttaaaagaaataaagagaacGTTTAGTACAGCTATTTGGCCTTGTTCTCTCCAGCTCAACTTTGTTTTTTCCACTATTTGTAATAACACTTAGGATAAAATCCCGTTCCCAGTGATTAGgaattcattttctgtttaagtGCAAAACAGATGAGTTTCATGCTGATAAAATGACAAACATTCCAAAtgttagataattttttttttttaaaacaaagctcAGATCAAGGACTTGGAAAAATgctgtgggaagggggaagagaaggTAAAACTTTATTGGTGCAAACTCTTCCACCAAGAATATGTATCGTAttctgaacaaaatatttcaatCAGGTGAACCATTGGtgcaaagactttaaaaaaaattatctgcatgAAGTACGGACacagtaaaaaaagcaaacattttgctTATAAACTATGTATAGGTCCATGTCAAGAACTACACAGTATGATTTTCTGTGAACGTATGAATGGAATGTGATCATCCCTCTTTCAGTAATTTTAACATGTTCCTTCTTACAGTAGGAAAAGTAATGCATGACAAAAGCAGATCATATTTTGAGTCAAATGAACAGTAACTTTTCCAACACTAAAcgaaaaaaatgtatgtatttttaatgtgcatttcAGTGAGACAAAAATGTAATGAAGACAGATGCAgctatttttatcattttagcTGGCTTTTTCAGAGCCAGTTAAGAAGTGTATGCTATtgttaatagaaaaatataaatactatgaatttatttttgccttgatCACTTAGGAAAAGTTGCCATCTCTTTTGCTACTTCCCAGAATGATCAGTCAATTTATTAGGGTAAAAGCATTCATTACTTTTAAACAACAGATCAGTTTAAAGGTGTATGTCCTGTCAGAGGTTCCCATCCTCATAAAAACTACAGCAACGCTAgcatttactttttcttcagGAGAGAAAGTAGCTGCCTTCATGCTGagctattccttttctttttcttcttttgcagtgGAGCTTCCAATTTTTGCTTCTTTggagtaatttttctctttctttctgatgttttgtcacttttatcagtcaaacaacctttttttttcttgactattgacaatttttcatcttcatttgctggaaaaaagcaagaaattattcACACTGATATTTATGTCCAGTCTTTGTAGTCTAAAATGGCACAGACTTACTTATATCTCATTTTTCAAAAAGAGGTTATACATGATCTTTTACTTACAGCGGAATGTGCCATTTATGCTAGTTTTGCCTGTGATATGCAAATATCTAAAGATCAAGTACATAAATAGATTATGATACAGTAAAACAACAGGAAACAAACCTAAAAAAATACTGAGCCAGACTTCCTAAGTTTTCCCCAACCACAATGGCCTCAAGACCTAGTTTTGGTTTACAGGAAAACAAGACATGCAGTTCTatcaaactgttttttcttttcttatctgTCTCAAAAGCTTCACAGTGGCTTCCTCAGTATGTTATTTCAGTAAAGAGAGACAAAACTTTCATATAATAAAAGTGAGAGGAGGCTTATGTCCTCTAACATACATGTGGGCTTGAGACACTATCAGACTGGTAAGGATATTTATATCCCTTGCCAGTGTCATATCCCCAGTTCTTCAAGATATCGGAAGTTTTTCCAATGCATACAGTAAAAACGTCCCACTTACTATCTTCCATTTCAGAGTCACATGAACAACCAAAAATACACACAGTTCTGTTACCTTGAGATGATGTTGCAGCTTTCTcagaattttctttcatttctgaagcTTGGTCAAGCCATACTGCAAGACATGTCAGCCGAGCTTTGGTACTGACTTCACACAGTAGAGATGGCACATTTTTAATCTGGAGATAATACATTAGAAGATTAATtacacattattttatttctatttaaatttacTGAAGTATTTGAAGTGAGAAACATACTGCCTACCGTACACTTCATTTCTGGTGCCTAACAATGTTTAGAACTAGAGGCTGTATATCGGCTAATGGTCACATTATTGCAGTCCTGTTCCTGATACCATTCCTCAGTGGTGGCTTTACAAAAAACTCCCAGTGGCTTTAAGAAAATATCTTGATAAGCAAGACCAGTGGGTTTCAGGCACATGGGGTAAGTGTAACTTGATGAATAACTAGATGAGTCACAGACCCCCACACAAAAAATGGTTTCAGAAGTTTCTCCAGAGTAATAAGTATTTTTTGGTACAGCTAAAATAATGTGAATGAAGTTATTGCATTAGATTCCTTTTCTCCCTCACAAAGACAAGGCTGCTGATTAAAAGTAATCTCTTCAGAGTGTGTTTCAAAGTGCTTAACTGCAGTTATATCAGTCAGCTCTGGGAATACTTGAGCAAATATCCTATTACAGGTATCAGGGGATAAAGCGTCACAAACACATGTACAGCACAACAACATCAATCCATCAGAAACTACCTGTATTAGGATATTCTACCTCACAAAGCTGGACAGAGCAGCCCACAGAGTTATACGGAGTTTTACAAAATTTTGCCTACACACAAGAAAAGCACTCATTTGGTCAAAATAAAGACAATGTCACAGAGAAAGGTAAAGAGTTCCCTGATCACTATGTCAGTTAtgtacaaagggaaaagaaatttgagGTGAAGGGGAAAGAGGGATTTTCACTATTGCACTTATAAGTATAAAAGTAACCAGAGGGGGTCAAATTAAAAACAGGCAAATTCAGATGATACATATAAAGCATATAAATGTTGAGAGATATTTATTTGAACTATTCAAAATACTTATAGTGGAATATAGTAGATCCTTTATTACtggcattaaattaaaaaaaatctaattctgattttaaaaatacaaaccccAGAGCAAACAATAAACATGGGAAACTTTAATGATAAGACACGATTCCTTCTTGAACTGTGCTACTCGGAACGGTTTGAAAATACACGAAATAGAAGTACCCAGTATATTAACATGTTTGAATTTTTCAAAAGGACAACTTTTTCCCCTTACATGAACAATCCCCACCCCAAACCACAGagttcatgtttttaaaagactaGCAACAGTCACCTCAGCAGTGCTTAGAACATATATAACTAATTAAATAGTCTGGCCAGGTAGGTCTGAAAGGAAGCAGGACTTTATATATAAAGAGGAGATGGGATCTCTGTAGTATCATCAGATTTTATagtttgtttaaaagaaattacaaagaTACCAAAATATACAGGTGCATAAAAATATGTGGATAGACACATACTACTACTCTACTACTACTACATGCTACTGAACATAGCATGGAGGAGATCAAGGCATCCAGATTTTAAGTAAAATTTCCTCagtgatttaaaattaatttttattacagaacTGTCTGCGGTTTCGGTTATGTggtatttttctgtaaatttaaCAAGCAGTTTAATAGACCAACCTTATTAAGATCCAGATTCCACATTTTAATGTAACCATCACTAGATGCAGTAACAATAACATGTTGTCCTTCTCTTTCAAAACTATAGATATCTTttattctgtgaagaaaatataATACTGCTTTACTTTATAGCATGGCAGTTCACTTCAGAACAGGACACTGCAGAAATAGATGAGTAggcaataatttaaaaatcagtttgaaCAGAAAACCCACAAATGACAGGCAGGAACTTGGAACGATAATCTGTTTTGAGTGATATCATTTACAGTCGGAATGCTTGCCTTTGCTAGGCTTGTTAGAATTCAGTTCAGaacattttaatacttttaaGCCCACAGTATTAATCACTTCAATGACATTTAGCTAATACTTTTGTGTTTTGATGAATTAAAAGCAGCATCTTGACAAATATTTGGTTTTCGACAACAGAAAATACGTGATTACTCTCCTGTTGTCTGAACTGAGTACACTGGTTTGGTTTACTTAAGCATTCTGAAGAGTCGGAATCTGTAAAGACACGTTAAACATTCTTTAGATGGTCTTGCAGGAAAATATCAGTACCCAATTTCAGAAATGCATAGGCCACACACAGAGAAGTGTGTACCTCTAAATTTAGAACTGTAATATTTCTAATTCTATACCCTGCTGTTTTTGTAACATGCATGCCTAGCACAATATTTGTGCTCAtactaaaagcaaaacaagtcTGTCCCAAATTTGGAATTTAGCACATAAATTCACTTTCTATACTAAAACAAATACAATAGTAAAATATGCTGAACATTGCAAGTCATTGAACTTTACAGAGTACTCAGCATtaccataaatatttaaatagtaaaCAAATATAGAATACCTGTTTTCATGAGCTTTAAATTCACACAGGCATTTTTGTGATTCACAGCTGTAGAACCTTATAATTTCATCATCTCCAGCTATGGCAAGGACAGAATCCTGGGAACAGGAAAAAAGGAATGCAAGTGTGATTAATTTCATGATTTTCAAACCAATTTCCCAGCACCTTTCTTTTTTGTACTTACTGTAATAAATCTAAGTGAAGAAATTCTCTTCTCTGTTGTGATAGTGCCAGTGATTGAAGCTGTGTCAAGTTTGTAGATATCCACTTTATTTGTTATCACGGTCACATACCTCTCTCCATCAGGGGACCATTTAATTATGTGGGCATCTGTACATGATATATTTGTGTACACAGATTTTTTGCACTCTATATTGCATAAGAATCTAAAAGTAAGAATGTTTAGAAGCTGCTAGACACTGTTTTCTACTTAAACCAGcaaaaaattcaggaaaaaatcaaataactGAGAATAAACTATGATCTTAAATGTTTGTTTCTGATTATCAGAAGTGTATAGAGAAAAACACATGTCCTGATATCAAattccaaggaaagaaaaatttactTTAGTGTCACTACATTTTCCTTTTGGTAAATGATTATTATTAAGGACGTAAGTTTACATACGCTTGCCTGCACATGTAAAATGACAGTGTGAAAGTTGCTTTCAATTAAATGACTTGTTGATTAATTTAGTCTACTCCTCTTGTCTAATTCCACTTTTTTAGTGGATTTAGACTGACAAACTCACTTTGCTTCAGGTTCTTGATAAAGGCTGACCGTCCTTCTACAAGATTCCAAGTTCTGAAAGACAACAATAGATAATGTGCATTCTGGTTAAAAACAGCACAGTGAAACTGAAGTCCTCTTTGCTGACATGAGGCAACCTAAGGAACCTTTTAAGCATCTCTATGCCTTTTATTGCCTTCTTAATGCAAGAGAAAACGATGACTTCACATATCTTTTGCACACTATAAAGTTTAATTTGTGCTATCTATTTTGTAGACAAACATTTGCAATGCAGAGCCCAAAAGCAGTGCAATACCAATTTATGATGTTAAAATAGTATCATATATTTAAAACACATACATACAACAATAGATACATTTACAGACTCtaagtgaaaaattacttttctcacACTAAACAAAACCTGACAACGTTCAGAAGTTTAAATAAATTGTGTTccaaaatgcaaatgtatttatACATCTACAAGTGACTATAAAGCGTCAGAGCACCACAAGAAGCTCGGAACAGCAAGGACTAATTtcaaaagactttaaaatattgCTGGTATCTAGAACTTTAAAAGACAAATCAATAGATCTTTGAACCAATTGATGTCCAAATATGTTTTATTAGTGTTGCACGGTCGACTCCCAACATGGAATTGTTGCTTATTACAATTTACTAAGAGCTACTGAATTATGATTCTCAGCATTCCTTCATCAGTCTCAACTCACCTTAATGTTTTATCTGTTCCTACTGACAAAGCCAGTTTCCCAGAAGGATGAATAGAAAGAGATGTCACCTGCCCCCTGATAAAAACAAACCAATGTATTAGCCACGTACAttatttacaaaggaaaataaaaaagaaaacgcACATGAATAAGCAGATTTAAGAAACTCACTTATGTGCCTTAATAGATTTCAGGCATTCCCATCTTTTTGTGTTCCAGATACAAATTAGTCCATCTTCAGCCCCACTCAGTAGATGTGCAGTACCATAGAACTCCAAACAAGTTATTGTGCCTAGAAATACAAACCAGAGCTCCTAACAATGTGTATGTAACCAACAGTTACCACACAGAGAACCTATGAATTAAGCTTCTAGCATCAAACCCTACCCTTGGGAAAATATGAATTGTTTCCTACGTATTTCTTCACAAACCCCCCAAACTTGCCATAGACGTCTGAACTCCATCTGGGCTGTTCCCTGAAACGGCAGTACTCAACAACTGTGGCTCAGGTGACACTGAGCTTCGATCAATGATTAGGAATTCTCCTATGTCAAAGCCCTGCTCTTGACACACAGCTGAATTTACTGCGGATGCTGCTTCTCATATGTAATTATCATACATGAGTTGAACGCCTGGACCACATTCAGTCTAGCTCCATGTACTTCTTGGTTATCAGGAGAAAAAGGACAATCAGGATTGAGCTACAAATGacacaaatgcatttatttggACAGCCATTTACCGATGTATTTCATGGCTGTAATTCAGGAGGCACCTGAAGTGGGAAATGTACCAGGTTACATGCAGCCTGCTCTCACACACAAGCTCTCTTTTGTGTGGCTCACGTGTGTCTGTGACAGGACAAGGGCCCTAGGAAAGATGGTTGATGGGAGCAGGCATGGTCTAGATAAACTGGGCTGGTAGAACAAAACTGGCTCACAAGCCATTTGTGGTCCGTAACTTCTTAAACagttaaaactaaaaataattggAAGCAGCAGCTATATTTGTGGGCTAACACCCCAAATTATTGTTGGATATTTCATGCTCAAAAGCTTACCTTGCTTATATCAACAGACCATCACGACTGTAGCACCATCACTACTGAagacttaccaaaaaaaaattcaattttcttcttctggcaCGGGCCAGGTTTTCAACTACAAGTTTCTATCATTAATGCTTTTCACGAAGAAAAGCTCCCTTACCATTGTGCTGCAGCAGTGCCCCATGTTCTATCTTCTTTTTCATGTCATAGATTTGGATCGTCTCATCTCTGCTCCCAGTGACCACGTATCTGTTGTTCACTGCTACCGCTGACAATGAGGCAGAGTGGGCATGATGTGTAAAATCAGGGACAACCGTCCAGGACtgtaaatgaaatacaaaataaacaggTCTTTCTGAAGCTTGCCATATTGAACTTCGACTTCATCGTcctgtgattctttttttaaaaaagataaaaacttgAAAAAGTGTATGTGCAAAATGCAAAAGCATTATACTTAGCTCTAAGTATAATAGGATCTTATTGAGTTAATGTGCTGTTAGGAGATTAGCCCGAACGATTTAAATGTGCAAACCGCCTCCTGTAATCAGCGTTGGGCTTAGATGAAGCCGTATGTGATAAAGTCTCTGCACAGAGATAAATCTCGTGGCGAGGAAGGCGGATTCTCCCTTCTTCCACCATTACAGGCTAGAGACACGCCTTCCACCTGGCACCAGCCCCCACGAGACAATGTGGCATCCATCCCCTGCGCAGCTGTTTATTCTCAGCTCCGCGCTGGAAGGCTGAGGGGAAGGAGTTTGCGCCGCAGCTCCCTGCACCCACGCAGCCGGCCGCTGCCCACAGCAAAAAGGATCCGCGGGGCCCCCGGGAGCCCTCCCTGTCCTGCTCGCCCCCCCCCGGCCGAGCAGCGGAGTGTCCGTGGGCCGCTCCCACACCCCGCGCCAGCAGCGAGGGGCCGAGCCTGAGGCTGCGGGAGGctgccccgcccccgcggcgctTTAAAAGCCCACCCggcgcccggctccgcggccgcggagAGACGAGGCGGTGAGTAGCGGGGTAGCTCTTCTCGGGGTGGGAGGGTTGGCGGGTGGCCGCtggccgccgccgcgcgcgcgccttcccttcccttcccttgcccCCCCGGGGTTACCTGGGCGGGCCGCGCGGCGAACCCGAAGAGGACCTGCTCGTAGCAGCCCGCCACCAGCTCCATCCACCCCGCCACGCACGGCGCCACCGCGGGGCCCTGCCGCCTtcggccgccgcctgcccgcccgcccgccgcgctgccTGCGCCCGCGCCGGAGCACGCCACGCCGTGCTGGGCCCGCGGGTGTCGGCGGGCAGCGCTCCCTCGGGGGAGAGCCCGCGGCCTCCGGCGGTCGCCGGGGAAGGGGAAGCGCTGGAGGGGGGGATAGGGCGGCGGCGAGGGCGCGAGCTCGGCGGGTCAGGCTCTGCGCGGGGCAGCCCGTGCGGGAGGTCCTCGCGGGGCGGAAGCGGGGCTCGCGCCGCTGCTTATGGCGACGGGGAGGATGAGAGACGTTAGTGCCGGGATCGcggtggggggggaggggcgggggggcaaAAAGGGGTTCGCGGTGACCGCGGTCGGGGGTGGGGGCCGCCAGCGGGGAAGAGGGCGCGAACCGATCGGCTGCgcaacgggggggggggggcggctcccttcctcccttctttcccccGGGGCCTCAGCGCTGCCGCCTCACGGGCGACTGGGCCGCGGGCCTTCGGGCGGTGAGGCCCCGGCGGCCGTTAGGCCGAAGCGCCCGGTGAAGCGGCGCCGGCGGAGGAGTGCCGCGGCTTTCTTCGGGGCCCCacggcattttttttttttttatttcgtcgggtgtgttggtgttttttttttttgttttttttttttttttaatctccttatCGCGTAGCTCAGTAAACGGGAAGCGCGGCCTCGGCGCCAGTGTGGCCGCTGCGGAGGGCCGCGACCGGGCGGGGCGCACTTCTTGCCGGGCGCCGTGGCTCTCTCTTCCCGTCGTGCCGAGTGGCTTATAAAAATGCGTCACGGCACGGTGCGGCTGGGGCCTGGGCTCCTCGGGTAGCTCGGCCGGGGTCACCGCGCCGGCCTGCGGCGCTCGGAGAGGTTCCCCCAGCCCGCTGCCCTCACCCGGCTCCTCATGTGGGCGAAATGAATGCAGAAGTGGGGTGgcttgctctctgctttgggTGAGCAGTGTTCTTAAAGATGGTTTGTATTAGTAAATCGCTCCCCATCCACTTTTTTGTTAGTacaaatgtaataataaaaacgTGAAATAA is a window of Athene noctua chromosome 2, bAthNoc1.hap1.1, whole genome shotgun sequence DNA encoding:
- the PAK1IP1 gene encoding p21-activated protein kinase-interacting protein 1, which codes for MELVAGCYEQVLFGFAARPAQSWTVVPDFTHHAHSASLSAVAVNNRYVVTGSRDETIQIYDMKKKIEHGALLQHNGTITCLEFYGTAHLLSGAEDGLICIWNTKRWECLKSIKAHKGQVTSLSIHPSGKLALSVGTDKTLRTWNLVEGRSAFIKNLKQNAHIIKWSPDGERYVTVITNKVDIYKLDTASITGTITTEKRISSLRFITDSVLAIAGDDEIIRFYSCESQKCLCEFKAHENRIKDIYSFEREGQHVIVTASSDGYIKMWNLDLNKIKNVPSLLCEVSTKARLTCLAVWLDQASEMKENSEKAATSSQANEDEKLSIVKKKKGCLTDKSDKTSERKRKITPKKQKLEAPLQKKKKKRNSSA